The Ralstonia pseudosolanacearum genome includes the window GCACGATGTTGGTCAGGATGATGGAGCCAAGTGCGAACCAGAATGCGCTGGAGGTGAGCGCCATGGCCGTCCCCGTGGATGTACACGTGCGCGAACTGCTTGCCGTGATTGCTTATACACGCCTCACACCGACTGTGCACGCGGCCGCGCCGCCGGCCAAACAAAAACGGGAGGCCAGGCCTCCCGTTCTCGCACAACCTCAAACCTGACCGATTACAGCATCGCCTTCAGCAGACGCGCCATTTCCGACGGGTTCTTGGTGGTCTTGATGCCGCAGGCTTCCATGATATCCAGCTTGGCTTGCGCGGTATCGGCACCGCCCGAGATCAGCGCGCCGGCGTGGCCCATGCGCTTGCCCGGAGGCGCGGTCACGCCAGCGATGAAGCCAACCACCGGCTTCTTCATGTTGTCCTTGATCCAGTAAGCCGCGTTGGCTTCGTCCGGACCGCCGATCTCACCGATCATGACCACGGCGTCCGTTTCCGGATCGTCGTTGAACATCTTCATCACGTCGATGTGCTTCAGGCCGTTGATCGGGTCGCCGCCGATGCCGACTGCCGACGATTGGCCCAAGCCCAGCGCGGTGAGCTGGCCCACGGCTTCGTACGTCAGCGTGCCCGAGCGCGACACCACGCCGATGCGGCCCTTGCGGTGGATGTGACCCGGCATGATGCCGATCTTGATTTCGTCCGGCGTGATCAGGCCCGGGCAGTTCGGGCCCAGCAGCAG containing:
- the sucD gene encoding succinate--CoA ligase subunit alpha, with translation MSILINKDTKVITQGITGKTGQFHTRGCRDYANGKNAFVAGVNPKKAGEDFEGIPIYASVKDAKAQTGATVSVIYVPPAGAADAIWEAVEAELDLVVCITEGIPVRDMMMVKDKMRKAGSKTLLLGPNCPGLITPDEIKIGIMPGHIHRKGRIGVVSRSGTLTYEAVGQLTALGLGQSSAVGIGGDPINGLKHIDVMKMFNDDPETDAVVMIGEIGGPDEANAAYWIKDNMKKPVVGFIAGVTAPPGKRMGHAGALISGGADTAQAKLDIMEACGIKTTKNPSEMARLLKAML